The Candidatus Aminicenantes bacterium genome includes the window GCTCATAATGACGAAGAATTGGATGGTGCCGGAAGAGGAGCTCTGCGAACTCAAGGCGGTCAGCAGCTCGCGATTTTTTTCCTGCCAGGATTCCAGTTTCACCCTTTCATACTGTCTGGCGTATTCCCTGGCGATCTTTTCGGCGGCAAATACGTCCTTAACCTGGACCTCGATTACCGATACGCCCTCGATCCCGAAAAAACTCCGTACCATATCCATGGAGACCACCACCAGCTCGTTGCCGGCCGCGGCCCCGAGATCGAAGATGCCGCCGACGCGTAAAAACACCTGGTCCCCCCTGTTGTTTCGCAAATAGAATTTGTCGCCCACGGCCAGGGTAAACCGGTCGGCGAGCTGCCTGCCCAGCAGAGCGGAATCGGAGGCGAGTTCGGGAATGCCGGAAATGATCTTTTCTTTTATTTTATAGATATCGAGCCCGTTCGGCGCGGTCAGGCCTTTCACGAACACCGGTACTACGGAAACGCCCTTTTCAATGAATCCCGAACCATTGGCCGCAGGCGCCGCACGGAGGACCCGCGGGTCTTTTTCCAGGTCGTTGACATACTGCTGCCAGGAATAGATCTCGGTCCTTTCCTCGTAGAGGACCTTGCTGGTATCGCTTTTGGAACTTTCGTTGCTGATCGGTTTGGCTATGCGGTCGGCGGGCAGGATATTGATGTGCGGCGCCGAGCCGACCGTGTTGTCGATCAAGGTTGTTTGCAGGCCGCCGATCAGGGAGGAGAGGAAGAACTGGACCGCGACGCCAACGGCAATGCCCAGGACGATCAGCAGCGTTTGCCCTTTGCCCTTTATGAGAAAGCGCAGGGCAATCATCCATTCATAATGGTTTTTGTTGCCTTTCATTTGGGCAGTACGATCCTTGAACCCTCGGGGATGTTTTTGACACTCACCCATTTTTCGCCGATCGGGGTAAATTCGACCGCTCTCTTATCTGTATTTTTTTCTGTTTTAACCAGAACAAAATTGCCCTCTTTCTCGCGGAGTATATACTTTGAAGGCAGGGCCAGGACATTGATGTTGACATCCCTGATTTTCTTTCCGGAAATTTCCACACTGCCGGTCATGCCGTGCTTGATGAAGGCCTTGTTTTCATTTGTCTGCAGTTTCAGATTGCAGGTGCCTTTGGCGTAGTCTATCGTCGAACAGACGAGACTTATATTGGCTTTCACTTTTTCAGCAGGGTAGGCATCGAACATGATAAAACAGGGCAGGCCGGTTTCCAGAAAGCCCAATTCCTTCTGATCGACGTTGGTTTCGAGTACCCAGGGTTTTTTTTCAAGTATGGTCAGGGCTTTTTCCCCGGCCTTGACCGTCTCGCCTTCCTTCATAGCGATTTTTACAATGGTGCAGTCATAGGGCGCGATAAATTGTTTTTCGTTGACCGCACGCTTGGCCAGTTCCACCTGCGCGTTCAGGATGTTCAGCTGGTTGATCAGCTCCGCGGCCACGCCGCTCTTGGCGAAGGAATCGAGCTGAAGCTTCGCCTGGTTGAAGCGGGCCTGGGCCGCCTCCAGCTTCGTCTGCGCGTTTTCGAGCTCGACCCGGGAGACGGCGCCGCCGGCATACAGGGCCTGCGTGCGTTCGGCATGGTTTTTCGCGTCGGTGAGGGCCGCTTGGGCATCGTTCAGCTGCTCGGTCAACCGTGGGTAGGTTTCCTCTCTGGAATTGAGCAATTTCAACTTGGCATTCTCGTAGTTGTTCTCGGCGATGGTCAGGTTCTGTCTTTCCTTGAAATCGTCGACCTGGATAAGGAGAGCGCCCTTTTTTACTATCTGCCCTTCAACGACCGCGATG containing:
- a CDS encoding ABC transporter permease, with product MKGNKNHYEWMIALRFLIKGKGQTLLIVLGIAVGVAVQFFLSSLIGGLQTTLIDNTVGSAPHINILPADRIAKPISNESSKSDTSKVLYEERTEIYSWQQYVNDLEKDPRVLRAAPAANGSGFIEKGVSVVPVFVKGLTAPNGLDIYKIKEKIISGIPELASDSALLGRQLADRFTLAVGDKFYLRNNRGDQVFLRVGGIFDLGAAAGNELVVVSMDMVRSFFGIEGVSVIEVQVKDVFAAEKIAREYARQYERVKLESWQEKNRELLTALSSQSSSSGTIQFFVIMS
- a CDS encoding efflux RND transporter periplasmic adaptor subunit, with protein sequence MKKRSVIWSAAVVIVVLLAVFLLKKPAAEYYVLKRTDVNYKILASCTVSFPEPYEMAAKTEGDVKGIAVVEGQIVKKGALLIQVDDFKERQNLTIAENNYENAKLKLLNSREETYPRLTEQLNDAQAALTDAKNHAERTQALYAGGAVSRVELENAQTKLEAAQARFNQAKLQLDSFAKSGVAAELINQLNILNAQVELAKRAVNEKQFIAPYDCTIVKIAMKEGETVKAGEKALTILEKKPWVLETNVDQKELGFLETGLPCFIMFDAYPAEKVKANISLVCSTIDYAKGTCNLKLQTNENKAFIKHGMTGSVEISGKKIRDVNINVLALPSKYILREKEGNFVLVKTEKNTDKRAVEFTPIGEKWVSVKNIPEGSRIVLPK